From the genome of Triticum aestivum cultivar Chinese Spring chromosome 3B, IWGSC CS RefSeq v2.1, whole genome shotgun sequence, one region includes:
- the LOC123069490 gene encoding dephospho-CoA kinase — protein sequence MRLIGLTGGIASGKSTVSALFKSAGVPVVDADIVARNVVQKGTGGWKKIVKTFGNNILLENGEIDRALLGQIVFSDPAKRKLLTRLLSPHISCGIFWEILKLWVKGCSVITVDIPLLFETKMDQWTDPVIVVWVEPETQIERLMLRDGRSEEQAQNRINAQLALDWKKSEADIVINNSGSLEDTKEQFREVLKQVSAPLTWKERMRSRDGFLSIVMCTAAGVLLAQKNLL from the exons ATGAGGCTGATCGGCTTGACGGGTGGAATTGCTTCGGGGAAGAGCACCGTCTCTGCCCTCTTCAAATCCGCCGGCGTCCCTGTCGTCGACGCGGACATTGTGGCTCGG AATGTAGTGCAGAAAGGTACTGGAGGTTGGAAGAAGATTGTAAAAACTTTTGGAAATAACATATTACTGGAAAATGGAGAAATTGACAGAGCTCTCTTAGGTCAGATTGTTTTCTCTGATCCAGCAAAAAGGAAACTTCTAACCCG TCTTCTATCCCCACATATTTCATGTGGTATATTTTGGGAGATACTAAAACTGTGGGTGAAGGGATGCTCGGTTATCACTGTCGACATCCCGTTGTTGTTTGAGACAAAGATGGACCAATGGACGGACCCAGTGATTGTTGTATGGGTGGAGCCCGAAACACAGATTGAGAGGCTCATGTTAAGAGATGGGCGCAGTGAGGAACAAGCTCAGAACAGGATCAACGCGCAGCTTGCGCTTGACTGGAAGAAGTCCGAAGCAGATATAGTGATCAACAATTCTGGCTCACTGGAGGACACGAAAGAACAGTTCCGAGAAGTGTTGAAGCAAGTCTCTGCTCCATTGACATGGAAGGAGCGCATGAGATCCAGGGATGGCTTTCTATCTATCGTCATGTGCACGGCAGCGGGGGTTTTACTTGCTCAGAAGAATCTGTTATGA